A part of Caldicellulosiruptor owensensis OL genomic DNA contains:
- the rplT gene encoding 50S ribosomal protein L20 codes for MRIKNGVWARKRHKKWLKLAKGYFGAKSKIFKQAHVAVMRSLRYAYIGRRLKKRDFRRLWITRINAAARQNGLSYSRFMNGLKKAGINLNRKVLADMAVNDQKAFAELVEIAKKQINAQ; via the coding sequence ATGAGAATAAAAAATGGTGTTTGGGCAAGGAAAAGACACAAAAAATGGCTAAAACTTGCAAAGGGTTATTTTGGTGCAAAGAGCAAGATTTTTAAACAAGCACATGTAGCTGTAATGAGATCTTTAAGATATGCATATATTGGCAGAAGGCTTAAAAAGAGAGACTTTAGAAGATTATGGATAACAAGAATCAATGCAGCAGCAAGACAAAATGGTCTTTCGTACAGCAGATTTATGAATGGTCTTAAGAAAGCAGGAATTAATCTTAATAGAAAAGTATTGGCTGACATGGCTGTAAATGACCAAAAAGCATTTGCTGAGCTGGTTGAAATTGCCAAAAAACAAATAAATGCTCAGTAA
- a CDS encoding IreB family regulatory phosphoprotein, whose product MNDKTQHFSFEESMDKKVKEILSEVYNALKEKGYNPIAQLVGYLISGDPTYITNHKNARSIIRRIERDEILEEIVKFYIDNNIE is encoded by the coding sequence ATGAACGATAAAACTCAGCATTTCTCATTTGAAGAGAGTATGGACAAAAAGGTTAAAGAGATATTGAGTGAGGTTTACAATGCGCTGAAAGAAAAGGGTTACAATCCAATTGCCCAGCTTGTAGGATACTTAATATCGGGCGACCCAACTTATATTACCAATCATAAGAATGCCCGCTCTATAATAAGGAGAATTGAAAGAGATGAAATATTGGAAGAAATTGTTAAGTTTTATATTGATAATAATATTGAGTAG
- a CDS encoding 5'-methylthioadenosine/S-adenosylhomocysteine nucleosidase family protein — MIYLITAFYPEAKAFIDYFGLKKLYEPSKFQIFSGDKILLIVSGEGILQAAIATTFALTKFGANDKCIALNIGICGAKKKSLSKGDVLLCNKIINHYSKRTFYPDILITHQMKEVSLETFPFPIKKDTFTDEIEGDIVDMEGAGFFEAALSFLAPHNVHCIKIVYDFLDYEKIEPQEVTNLVKQCIPFIENFINTLVDMNLVFCTNIIEEEKIREVVEKLKSSLRLTTSMTYQLEKLLKSYIIRHENLPENISEFFNINVNSKKEGKQYFEKLKKILIS, encoded by the coding sequence ATGATATACCTCATTACTGCCTTTTATCCTGAAGCAAAGGCCTTTATAGACTACTTCGGACTCAAAAAATTATACGAACCATCAAAATTTCAAATTTTTTCTGGCGATAAAATTCTTCTCATAGTGAGCGGAGAGGGAATTTTACAAGCTGCAATAGCAACCACATTTGCTTTGACAAAGTTTGGAGCAAATGATAAATGTATAGCCTTGAATATTGGAATTTGTGGTGCAAAGAAAAAAAGCCTATCAAAAGGCGATGTCCTGCTGTGCAACAAGATAATTAATCATTACTCAAAAAGGACGTTTTACCCTGATATTCTGATAACTCACCAGATGAAAGAAGTTTCTCTCGAAACTTTTCCATTTCCTATTAAAAAAGATACTTTTACCGATGAAATTGAAGGAGATATAGTTGACATGGAGGGAGCAGGATTTTTCGAAGCAGCCCTAAGCTTTTTAGCCCCTCACAATGTCCATTGTATTAAAATCGTTTATGATTTTTTGGACTATGAAAAAATAGAACCACAAGAAGTTACAAATCTTGTAAAACAATGTATACCTTTTATAGAAAATTTTATTAATACTCTTGTTGATATGAATCTTGTATTTTGCACTAACATTATTGAAGAGGAAAAAATAAGAGAAGTGGTTGAAAAGCTTAAAAGTAGTCTGCGTCTTACTACTTCCATGACATATCAGCTTGAGAAATTGCTAAAAAGTTATATAATAAGACATGAAAATCTGCCAGAAAATATTTCAGAGTTTTTCAATATAAATGTAAACTCAAAAAAGGAGGGCAAGCAATATTTTGAAAAACTTAAAAAAATCCTTATTAGCTAA
- a CDS encoding TrmH family RNA methyltransferase: protein MSTKKVEFISSRENECIKRVKKLHDKKYREEFRSFIIEGLKLVKEAIDYQIECINLVIFSQQAKDRYQEFYWECKRLLEDGKIKRVIEVPDKLFEYIATTSTPQGILAECNFVDKDINFIKNLKRVVVADKLQDPGNLGTLIRCADAFGFDAVVTTKGTVDIYNPKTIRATMGSLFHLQIMREAEEGKLIKILKDNSFAVYVATPYGDIEISKVVPDKKFCVVIGNESEGVSDSFAKVAARKIKIPMAGKAESLNAAVAASVVLYELRKR, encoded by the coding sequence ATGTCCACAAAAAAAGTTGAGTTTATTAGCAGTCGAGAGAACGAATGTATAAAGAGAGTAAAAAAGCTGCATGATAAAAAGTACAGAGAAGAGTTTAGGTCTTTCATAATTGAAGGTTTAAAACTGGTAAAAGAAGCTATTGACTATCAGATTGAATGTATAAACTTGGTGATATTTTCTCAACAGGCGAAAGATAGGTATCAAGAATTTTACTGGGAGTGCAAGCGTCTTTTAGAAGATGGGAAAATAAAAAGAGTTATTGAGGTTCCTGATAAGTTGTTTGAATACATTGCTACAACTTCTACACCGCAAGGTATTTTAGCTGAGTGTAACTTTGTTGACAAAGACATAAATTTTATAAAAAATCTTAAAAGAGTAGTTGTAGCTGATAAGCTACAGGACCCTGGTAATTTAGGAACACTGATTAGATGTGCTGATGCATTTGGTTTTGATGCTGTTGTAACAACAAAGGGGACAGTTGATATCTACAATCCCAAGACAATACGTGCCACAATGGGTTCACTTTTTCATCTACAGATTATGAGAGAGGCTGAAGAGGGAAAATTAATCAAAATCCTAAAAGATAATAGCTTTGCAGTTTATGTGGCAACGCCGTATGGTGATATTGAAATTTCAAAAGTTGTTCCTGACAAAAAATTTTGTGTTGTTATTGGTAATGAGTCTGAAGGGGTTAGCGATTCTTTTGCAAAGGTGGCAGCAAGAAAGATAAAAATTCCTATGGCTGGCAAAGCAGAGTCTCTAAATGCGGCGGTGGCAGCTTCAGTTGTGTTGTATGAATTGAGAAAAAGATAG
- the infC gene encoding translation initiation factor IF-3, whose translation MLINEQIRDKEVRVIDENGVQLGIMSIKEALRIAEEKKLDLVKIAPHANPPVCKIMDYGKYKFELAKKEKEAKKNQKVINVKEIRLTTTIEEHDFNVKVKNAIRFLQDGDKVKVSIRFRGREVLHPEIGEEIINKFIEKIKEYGVVEKKPRLDGKNLTAVIAPKQQ comes from the coding sequence TTGCTCATTAATGAGCAGATAAGAGACAAAGAGGTAAGAGTTATTGATGAGAACGGTGTTCAACTTGGAATTATGAGCATAAAAGAGGCACTGAGAATTGCTGAGGAGAAAAAGCTTGATTTGGTTAAGATTGCTCCTCATGCTAATCCGCCTGTGTGCAAGATAATGGATTATGGCAAGTATAAGTTTGAACTTGCCAAAAAAGAGAAAGAGGCAAAGAAAAATCAAAAGGTTATTAACGTAAAGGAAATCAGGCTTACAACTACAATTGAAGAACATGACTTTAACGTAAAGGTAAAAAACGCAATTAGATTTTTACAGGACGGAGATAAGGTAAAGGTATCTATTCGCTTTAGGGGTCGTGAAGTTTTGCATCCTGAAATAGGTGAAGAGATTATAAACAAGTTTATAGAGAAGATAAAAGAATATGGAGTTGTTGAGAAAAAACCAAGATTGGATGGTAAGAATCTTACAGCAGTCATTGCGCCAAAACAGCAATAA
- a CDS encoding L-lactate MFS transporter → MKNHPENIVANKRRYIYILLGLIINLCLGSVYSWSVFRKPLEQLFKLSATESSLPYMFFLVFYAILMPLAGRVLDKFGPRMVSIVGGILVGIGWILAGFSNGLINLILGYGIIAGTGVGIAYGVPIAVSAKWFEDKRGFAVGLTVLGFGMSPLITAPIARKLIEMYGPLLTFRILGVVFLIVIILLSIPLKFPFREVKTDKGFKTKKDKLSYSPSEMVKTKTFWVLWFCFVIGTLSGLMAIGISSPVGQEIIKLSAEAAAVSVSIFAIFNGIGRPFFGWLTDKITPRFTAVINFSLMFLASFSMLFAEEGMTLLFIITFSLLWLCLGGWLSIAPTAVAQFFGTLNYSKNYGILFTGYGAGAILGNLISGKIRDVLGSYVFNFYLTSILSVAGILIALFYLKPEKNPQEN, encoded by the coding sequence ATGAAAAATCATCCTGAAAATATTGTAGCCAACAAAAGGCGTTATATTTACATATTATTGGGACTTATTATTAATTTATGCCTTGGTTCTGTGTACTCATGGAGTGTGTTTAGAAAACCGCTGGAGCAACTATTTAAACTGAGTGCAACTGAAAGTAGTTTGCCCTACATGTTTTTTCTTGTATTTTATGCTATTTTGATGCCGCTTGCGGGAAGGGTTTTAGATAAGTTTGGACCGCGGATGGTATCAATAGTTGGAGGAATTTTAGTTGGTATCGGTTGGATTTTGGCAGGTTTTTCTAATGGTTTGATAAATCTGATTCTGGGATATGGAATTATTGCTGGAACTGGCGTGGGAATTGCGTATGGGGTACCAATTGCAGTTTCTGCGAAATGGTTTGAAGACAAAAGAGGATTTGCAGTAGGGTTGACTGTCTTAGGATTTGGCATGTCACCTCTTATTACAGCACCTATTGCAAGAAAACTTATAGAGATGTATGGTCCTCTTTTAACATTTAGAATATTAGGAGTAGTTTTTCTGATTGTTATTATTTTATTATCAATCCCATTAAAGTTTCCATTTAGAGAAGTGAAAACTGATAAAGGATTTAAGACCAAAAAAGATAAACTTTCTTATTCTCCTTCTGAGATGGTAAAAACAAAAACCTTCTGGGTTCTTTGGTTTTGCTTTGTTATAGGAACACTGAGTGGGCTGATGGCGATTGGAATATCAAGCCCTGTTGGGCAGGAAATAATAAAATTATCAGCTGAAGCTGCTGCTGTGTCAGTTTCTATCTTTGCTATTTTTAATGGAATTGGGCGTCCATTTTTTGGATGGCTTACTGATAAGATTACACCAAGATTTACAGCAGTAATTAATTTTTCTTTAATGTTTTTGGCATCATTTAGTATGCTTTTTGCTGAAGAGGGAATGACTCTTTTGTTTATAATAACTTTTAGCTTGCTGTGGCTTTGTTTAGGTGGCTGGCTTTCGATTGCTCCGACTGCAGTTGCGCAGTTTTTCGGAACACTTAATTACAGTAAAAATTATGGTATTCTATTTACCGGCTATGGAGCGGGGGCTATTTTGGGGAACTTAATATCAGGGAAGATTCGTGATGTTCTTGGAAGTTATGTTTTTAATTTTTATCTGACATCGATTCTTTCTGTTGCTGGTATTTTAATTGCTTTGTTTTACTTAAAACCTGAAAAAAATCCACAAGAAAATTAA
- a CDS encoding SPL family radical SAM protein gives MKNLKKSLLAKHFSHIYIEREIISHPITKIILDKFPNSVIVEIDNYKEVFSRPRQNYKLQEISKKLILAKKKGEFLYPGPPLCHDFGYNHFYYTSLIFNCIFSCDYCFLKGMYSSANIVIFVNIEDYFKEIDSVLKRHPLYLSVSYDTDIMALEKIVPFFSMFIEYTTSRKDLTIEIRTKTADYEVLQSLRPSENIILAWTLSPQEIIEKFEHKTPSLSARLETIKKAIENGWKVRLCFDPILFTKNWKEIYLKFLDQVFKQIEPFKITDISIGVFRIPKDYLKRMKKVFVNEITLFPYEEENGIFTYPDELKKEIMEFFLSKLIQFIPESKIFTI, from the coding sequence TTGAAAAACTTAAAAAAATCCTTATTAGCTAAACATTTTTCTCATATATACATTGAAAGAGAAATCATTTCTCATCCAATTACAAAAATAATTTTAGATAAATTTCCTAATTCTGTTATAGTAGAAATAGATAACTATAAAGAAGTTTTCTCAAGACCAAGACAAAATTATAAACTTCAAGAGATTAGTAAAAAACTAATACTTGCTAAAAAGAAGGGTGAATTTTTATACCCTGGTCCTCCCCTGTGCCATGATTTTGGATACAATCACTTTTATTATACCAGTCTCATTTTTAATTGCATCTTCAGCTGTGACTATTGTTTCTTGAAAGGAATGTACTCTTCTGCTAATATAGTAATATTTGTTAATATAGAAGACTATTTTAAAGAGATTGATTCAGTTTTAAAAAGACATCCCCTGTACCTATCAGTGTCTTATGACACTGACATTATGGCATTAGAAAAAATTGTACCCTTTTTCAGCATGTTTATTGAATATACAACTTCAAGAAAAGATTTGACAATTGAAATCAGGACAAAAACTGCAGACTATGAAGTTCTGCAAAGTCTAAGACCATCTGAGAACATAATTTTAGCATGGACCTTATCACCCCAAGAAATTATAGAAAAGTTTGAACATAAAACTCCCAGTTTATCTGCAAGGCTTGAAACAATTAAAAAGGCTATAGAAAATGGATGGAAAGTAAGACTTTGTTTTGATCCTATCTTGTTTACTAAAAATTGGAAAGAGATATATTTAAAATTTCTTGATCAGGTCTTTAAACAAATAGAACCTTTCAAAATTACAGATATTTCTATTGGTGTATTCAGAATACCAAAAGATTATCTCAAGAGAATGAAAAAGGTATTCGTAAATGAAATTACTCTATTTCCCTATGAAGAAGAAAATGGCATTTTCACTTATCCTGACGAATTAAAAAAAGAGATAATGGAATTCTTTCTTTCAAAACTGATCCAATTTATTCCAGAGTCAAAAATCTTCACAATATAA
- the rpmI gene encoding 50S ribosomal protein L35: MPKLKTHRGLAKRIKISGSGKYLRKKAGKSHLLSGKTRKRKRNLKKTVVVDATNVKAVKKLLPYL; encoded by the coding sequence ATGCCGAAACTAAAAACACATAGAGGACTTGCTAAAAGAATTAAAATTAGTGGTAGTGGGAAATATTTGAGAAAGAAAGCTGGAAAAAGTCATCTTTTAAGTGGGAAAACAAGAAAGAGAAAAAGAAATTTAAAGAAGACTGTAGTTGTCGATGCTACTAACGTAAAAGCAGTTAAAAAACTTTTGCCGTATCTATAA
- the purE gene encoding 5-(carboxyamino)imidazole ribonucleotide mutase yields MEKPLVGIIMGSDSDLPVMKEAAKVLEYFGIEYEITIVSAHRTPEKMFKYAKEAEVRGIEVIIAGAGGAAHLPGMVASISSLPVIGVPVKTSSLNGLDSLLSIVQMPAGVPVATVAINNAKNAGILAAQILSIKYPNIRQKVVEYKEKMRVEVEEKAKNLENTGYEEYLKRRQGG; encoded by the coding sequence ATGGAAAAACCACTTGTTGGAATTATTATGGGGAGCGATTCTGACCTTCCTGTTATGAAAGAGGCTGCAAAAGTTTTAGAATATTTTGGGATAGAGTATGAGATAACAATTGTTTCTGCTCACAGGACTCCTGAGAAGATGTTCAAATATGCAAAAGAGGCAGAAGTACGGGGGATAGAAGTAATTATTGCTGGGGCTGGCGGTGCTGCACACCTTCCTGGCATGGTTGCTTCAATTTCATCTTTGCCGGTTATTGGCGTTCCAGTAAAAACTTCTTCTTTAAATGGTCTGGATTCTCTTTTATCAATTGTGCAGATGCCAGCGGGAGTGCCTGTTGCAACTGTAGCAATTAATAATGCTAAAAATGCCGGAATTTTAGCAGCTCAAATCCTGAGTATAAAGTATCCCAATATCAGACAAAAGGTGGTTGAATATAAAGAAAAAATGAGAGTAGAAGTAGAAGAGAAGGCAAAAAATTTAGAAAACACTGGGTATGAAGAATATCTTAAAAGGAGGCAGGGGGGGTGA